A DNA window from Elusimicrobiota bacterium contains the following coding sequences:
- a CDS encoding FtsW/RodA/SpoVE family cell cycle protein, whose amino-acid sequence MVLRAEGGGKSRFDWGFIAAVAGLVLMGGLAVFSAANPLPYYGQIIQRHLLALALGAALFVFAMSFNYQVYQDQSKALYGLALALLVCVVTLGTAHKGHKAWLGLGFISFQPSELSRTAMILVLAAFLSRRVRRAAELETVLYSFVILFPVLALILKEPDFATFLSFLPIALGMLFCAGASARHLSAITGYGLVALGLPMLITWCQIRYAAPQPNSWPDLLMRATHFGWAAAGAMLASVLLSLAAWRLAGMLRLQMRTVTFIAIPIIFSAGLLTGIAVNAKLKGYQRNRFVAYVAPQEDIQGAAYHVHQSQIAIGSGGLLGKGLFSGTQSQLGFLPERHTDFIYAVVGEEMGVWGTLSILGLYLLLLWRMVVAGRCARDTYGYLVCCGFVSMFAFSLALNMGMCLGVIPVAGIPLPLISYGGSSLAITLWSLGIVANIYARRYALL is encoded by the coding sequence ATGGTCTTACGCGCGGAGGGCGGCGGCAAGAGCCGCTTCGACTGGGGCTTCATCGCGGCCGTGGCCGGGCTGGTCCTGATGGGAGGCCTCGCCGTCTTCTCCGCGGCCAACCCGCTGCCCTACTACGGACAGATCATCCAGAGGCACCTCCTGGCCTTGGCCCTGGGCGCGGCCCTCTTCGTCTTCGCCATGAGCTTCAACTACCAGGTTTACCAAGACCAGTCCAAAGCCCTCTACGGCTTGGCCCTGGCTCTGCTCGTCTGCGTCGTCACTTTGGGCACCGCCCACAAAGGCCACAAGGCCTGGCTCGGCCTCGGGTTCATCTCCTTCCAGCCCTCGGAGCTGTCCCGCACCGCCATGATCCTGGTCCTGGCCGCCTTTCTGAGCCGGCGCGTGCGGCGGGCGGCGGAGCTGGAGACCGTGCTCTACTCATTCGTCATCCTCTTCCCGGTCCTCGCGCTGATCCTCAAGGAGCCGGATTTCGCGACCTTCCTGTCCTTCCTCCCCATCGCGCTGGGGATGCTCTTCTGCGCGGGCGCCAGCGCGCGCCACCTCAGCGCCATCACGGGCTACGGCCTGGTCGCCCTGGGACTGCCCATGCTCATCACCTGGTGCCAGATCCGCTACGCGGCCCCGCAGCCCAATTCCTGGCCCGACCTGCTCATGCGCGCCACCCATTTCGGCTGGGCCGCGGCGGGGGCCATGCTGGCCTCGGTGCTGCTGAGCCTCGCGGCCTGGCGCCTGGCGGGGATGCTGCGCCTGCAGATGCGGACGGTCACCTTCATCGCCATCCCCATCATCTTCAGCGCGGGCCTGCTCACCGGCATCGCGGTCAACGCCAAGCTCAAGGGCTACCAGAGGAACCGCTTCGTGGCCTACGTGGCGCCCCAGGAGGACATCCAGGGGGCGGCCTACCACGTCCATCAGTCCCAGATCGCCATCGGCTCGGGCGGGCTGCTGGGCAAGGGGCTCTTCTCGGGCACGCAATCCCAACTGGGGTTCCTGCCCGAGCGCCATACCGACTTCATCTACGCCGTGGTGGGCGAGGAGATGGGCGTCTGGGGCACGCTGAGCATACTCGGGCTCTACCTGCTGCTGCTCTGGCGCATGGTGGTGGCCGGGCGCTGCGCCCGCGACACCTACGGCTATCTGGTCTGCTGCGGGTTCGTCTCCATGTTCGCCTTCTCGCTCGCGCTCAACATGGGGATGTGCCTGGGCGTCATCCCGGTGGCGGGCATCCCCCTGCCGCTCATCTCTTACGGCGGTTCGAGCCTGGCCATCACCCTTTGGTCTTTGGGCATCGTGGCCAACATCTACGCCCGCCGCTACGCCCTCCTCTGA